A single genomic interval of Terriglobus albidus harbors:
- a CDS encoding TonB-dependent receptor plug domain-containing protein yields the protein MFCAVIAPLPAQQKPADITELSLPDLLNTPISTASRFSQSSMEAPASVTVVTREQIQRSGYRTLADILRGVQGFYITYDRQYSYVGVRGFSNPGDYNTRVLLMVDGHRLNDAIFEQAMVGTEFGIDVDLIDHVEITRGPASSLYGTNAVFGVINVITRKGSDLNGVEAASDAGSFNTYRGRLSYGHEIAGIQTLLSGTFYGSQGPKQLYYPEYDDPSTNNGIVSHADDDQFVDLLATLTRRGLRFQAAYNAREKGDPTGAFGDVFNDRRNREADAHGYLDLRYERSIGNSSSLLARSYFDRYMYDGKFVQVGQDGSVLNKDFGRGESFGLELQSTTRLWDKYRFVSGFEYRNDFRQEVTNYDVSPFTSYLNYDHPSFVAAPYIEGEIPLRGSFLLAPSIRVDYNPRVGWMTSPRLALRFAQGDRNHFKLIFGQSFRSPNAYELYYYPAYTPSKLAAERNLAWEGNWDREFSSGFLLSTALYANRMRNFIATNEANTFGFENEGKMETAGLETTFQKKWLNGATAILGYSNTFQQLGDDGEGKINSPKHLGKLNASIPLLTKKTFATIDAQYVGRRSTLAQNTVGPYTTLNFTLLSRDVFGHLDLSASLYNALDKTFYDPGAEQHRQDALQQDGRSFRIKLVWHGGGR from the coding sequence ATGTTTTGCGCAGTCATTGCGCCTCTCCCAGCACAACAGAAACCGGCAGACATCACGGAGCTCTCTCTTCCCGATCTGTTGAATACGCCGATCTCGACCGCCTCCCGATTTTCGCAGTCCTCCATGGAGGCGCCCGCGTCCGTGACAGTCGTTACCCGTGAACAGATCCAGCGGTCTGGATACCGCACACTCGCAGACATTCTTCGAGGGGTCCAGGGGTTTTACATTACCTATGACCGCCAATACAGCTATGTTGGCGTGCGCGGTTTTTCCAATCCTGGAGACTACAACACACGCGTGCTGCTGATGGTCGATGGACACCGTCTGAATGACGCTATCTTCGAACAGGCGATGGTCGGTACCGAATTCGGCATCGATGTGGACCTTATCGATCATGTCGAGATCACACGTGGCCCTGCATCCTCTCTCTATGGCACAAATGCCGTCTTTGGGGTAATCAATGTTATTACCCGCAAGGGCTCGGATCTCAATGGGGTTGAAGCAGCATCAGACGCAGGATCATTCAACACATATCGTGGCCGGCTGAGTTATGGACACGAGATCGCCGGGATACAAACACTGCTCTCGGGCACCTTCTATGGCAGCCAGGGCCCCAAGCAGCTCTACTATCCCGAATATGACGATCCGTCTACCAATAACGGCATCGTCAGCCATGCGGATGACGACCAGTTCGTTGACCTGCTCGCAACCCTGACCAGACGCGGCTTGCGCTTTCAGGCGGCTTATAACGCCCGGGAGAAGGGAGATCCAACCGGAGCCTTCGGCGACGTGTTCAATGATCGTCGTAACCGGGAAGCCGACGCGCATGGATATCTGGATCTTCGTTACGAACGCTCCATCGGCAATAGTTCCTCCCTCCTCGCACGATCCTACTTCGACCGCTACATGTACGACGGCAAATTTGTTCAGGTCGGACAGGACGGAAGTGTCCTCAATAAAGACTTTGGCCGCGGCGAGAGTTTCGGCCTGGAACTGCAGTCCACTACCCGGTTGTGGGACAAGTATCGTTTTGTCTCAGGTTTTGAGTATCGGAATGACTTCCGCCAGGAAGTCACCAATTACGACGTATCACCATTCACCAGCTATCTGAACTACGATCACCCGTCCTTCGTCGCCGCGCCCTACATCGAGGGTGAGATTCCCCTTCGTGGATCCTTCCTGCTCGCTCCGAGCATTCGTGTTGACTACAATCCGCGTGTCGGCTGGATGACTAGCCCTCGGCTTGCTCTCCGTTTCGCACAAGGCGACCGCAACCATTTCAAACTCATATTCGGGCAGTCATTTCGCTCACCCAATGCGTATGAGTTGTACTACTACCCGGCATATACACCGTCCAAATTGGCGGCGGAACGCAACCTCGCATGGGAAGGAAACTGGGACCGGGAATTCTCCAGCGGGTTTCTTCTGTCCACCGCGCTATATGCCAATCGCATGCGGAACTTCATCGCAACCAATGAGGCAAACACGTTCGGATTCGAGAACGAAGGCAAGATGGAAACCGCCGGCCTGGAAACCACATTCCAGAAAAAATGGCTCAACGGTGCGACAGCGATCCTCGGCTATAGCAATACATTCCAGCAGCTAGGTGATGACGGAGAAGGAAAGATCAACTCGCCAAAGCATCTTGGAAAGTTGAATGCCAGCATTCCGTTACTGACAAAGAAGACCTTTGCCACAATCGATGCGCAGTATGTTGGCCGACGCTCCACCCTGGCTCAAAACACGGTCGGCCCCTATACCACCTTGAACTTCACTCTGCTGAGCCGGGACGTCTTCGGTCATCTTGATCTCTCCGCCAGTCTCTATAACGCACTCGACAAGACCTTCTACGATCCCGGGGCAGAACAGCACCGTCAGGATGCATTGCAGCAGGACGGAAGAAGCTTCCGGATAAAACTCGTCTGGCACGGTGGCGGGCGGTAA
- a CDS encoding YfiR family protein yields the protein MSIWIGTLGWLFLTPLRAVTVDAPGYDEYQLKAAFLFHFAQLTTWPASAFPSGDEPFVICTVNGDPFDGSLEKTIGAKKVQGHSIKVAHVRRVADAHSCHIAFIPGLQRGEISAVVNDLGNLPILTVGDDESFTQYGGMVAFRRENDRLRFDVNLAAITKSNLTVSSMLLSLARAVSTR from the coding sequence ATGTCGATTTGGATCGGCACCCTGGGTTGGCTTTTCCTCACCCCTCTCAGAGCGGTTACGGTCGACGCCCCGGGGTATGACGAATACCAGCTCAAGGCGGCATTTCTCTTCCACTTTGCCCAGCTCACTACCTGGCCGGCATCTGCCTTTCCTTCCGGCGATGAGCCGTTCGTAATCTGCACAGTGAACGGAGATCCGTTTGACGGCTCCCTGGAAAAAACGATCGGCGCGAAGAAGGTTCAGGGACACTCCATCAAAGTAGCCCATGTACGGCGAGTGGCTGATGCTCACAGTTGTCACATCGCCTTTATTCCAGGACTGCAGCGCGGAGAGATAAGCGCCGTGGTTAACGATCTTGGCAACCTTCCGATTCTCACCGTCGGAGACGACGAATCCTTTACTCAGTACGGGGGAATGGTCGCCTTCCGGCGAGAAAATGATCGTTTGCGTTTCGACGTCAATCTTGCAGCCATCACAAAATCCAATCTGACCGTCAGTTCGATGTTGCTATCTCTCGCAAGGGCGGTTTCCACTCGATAG